The nucleotide window CTCAAGGAATGCATCTTCACTTGAGTCGGGGAGCACGAAGTCCAGTGCTTCTTGAACAATCTCCTCAATCACAGATTCTTTGTTCAAGGTTTCCCGGCACATGATGCTCCCTATGGTAAATGGCGTGAGGCCCCTCTCTACACCTTTTTTCAAAAGCATAGTAGAGATGCGGAGTGTGCGGGCACTTTCCAAAGGCATGTCCCACCCATAAAACTTCATCAAGGCAATGTCTTCTTCCGCATCAAGAGATTTTATGTACTCAATGGTTTCAGAGCTAAATGGCCGACGAGCTTGTGGCCAATACAGCCAATCAAAAGTGACATCTTCAAACTgcaatatcataaaaaataaagcaacTCAAAAACCAAAGGATACCATAATTTTACCAAAGTCCTCACGTATCTTCCTTCTATTGTCAATCTTGAATTAAAGAGAGAGACCGAGAGAGGAtataaataacttaaaacaaTCTTTAAAAATTCTACAAATTTTACATGCGTTCACTCTTTGCAGTATCAAGGCAGAGAGCAATGAGAAATTTTGTTAATTGCACTTTGAAACTTCTTCTGAAAGAGCACACTATACTACTTCAAATGTGTTTATTACGTCTAGTGCAGTGCATGTAATATCAGGTCTCCCAAAATGCAGGGTAAGAAAGAGGTGGTGGTCAGACCCAGTATTTCACAGCTATCCATTGGCGAATACTGACACTTGACATGAAAATATTTCCTTTTAATCCTTTGATTTGTATTTTATCATCTAAAGGGCTTCTATCTAAGTACCTAAGAAATGCTGGGTAAACAATTCTATCGAGATTACATTGAATCTGAACTGACATTATTACCCTACACCACAAATTTGAGTCTTGACCATAATGAATGAAACTTAACATGCCTCTGAATTTCCATCACAGCGAGtacttaaaatcataaaagacaCTTGCTGGAAGGTTATGTCAGATCACAAATCAAAATTGTAAACGATGACTAACATCATGTTGTAACTACTTTAGCCAATATAAGTGAAGACATATCAGGAAATGCAGCAACCGACAATTCATATCATACaccaaaagaaaaggaaaaataatgaaGACTTACGCTCTCAGGCAAGCAGTAACCATGATCAATTGGAATGAGGACAATCTGCCCATCCTCACCTTTGCTCATTAATATATTCCCAGCATGCCTATCTGCATTTGCCATCCTCATATCAAGCACTGCAATCTTATGGACTTCCCCAACAGGAAAAGCACTAGGTCCCATATCCTCACAACTTCCGTTGTTGTCCATGAACTTTTGCAAGGAACCAACCTTAGGAGTGATACCGTCTGGGTGATTGAATCCGCTATGTAAACACTTCACAATGACAGTTGGTGGAACACCAGCAAAGCCCAGTGCCTCACCAGAAAATGAACGCCTACCATTTTTTGGATGATCCAAAAGGTAGGCAGCACACTCCCTTAGAGCACCTTCTCCAACTCTCGTTCCTTTCTTCAAGCCCTCGCCATCAACTGACAAAGGCAGCCCTCGCGGGTTATTCACAGCCATAGGCTCCTCGTCAATTGGTTTAAACACCGAAACCTTCTTACTCCCTGTTGCATCAAGAATAAAGTATGCTCCTCCTGTGCCTTCGGTTGATCTAATAGGATAATGCCCTCTATCTAACCCTTCAAGTGTAGAACCAATCAAATCACTAATCACCAAAGGCACTTCAATCTTCGGGTTAACAATAATAGGTTCCAAAATACTAGCCCTATCAGGTGGCTCCCTAGGGACCAAAAGCTTATTGTCTACTTCATTCCCACTCCTGTTCTCTGTTACCTTGTCATTCAGTTGTGGTGCCACAATAGACAACTCAAAATTCTTTTCCACTGGTCTAGCTCTAATTTTTGCAGATTTTCTCACAAACAAATGAATCACAGCATCATTGTTCTTGCAGATATCATGTATAAGCCTCTGATCCTCAAGTCTCTCACCATTGCAAAGCACTTCTTGTTCATCACTATCTACTAAAGCACCCTTCTTTTTAGCAATTTGACGCTTTACGTATCCAACATCCCTGCTCCTATCCACATTAAAGGTGAACTCTTCACCAGAAGCAGTTTTCACATTGATAACCTGAAGATCTGATAACTTAAGGACCAAATGAAGAATATTTCCATCACCAACTCCATAATCCTTAATAAGGGAATTGCTTCGAGCCAATTCCCGTCCCCCACATAccaatttttgatttttcacaACAAACCCTTTACAGGTCTGAATCTGAAGCTTCACAGAGTCAATTGAATCGTATTCCAGAACCCTCATTGGTACCATTGACCCTGACATAGCCACGTAAATCAAAATAGATTCTTGGCTATGTAAAAAATGTGAAGGAATCACCATAGACTCCCTGCAAATAGGACTAATTGCAATCACTCCAGCTGAAGACATCTTTCACTAATCCAAAAAATCTCAAACCCtaatttccaaaaatcaaatcAAGCTGAAGCCcctaaacaaaaaataataaaagataatttaCCGAGAATTTCACAAACCCATTTCTATATACAATCTGTGTTCCTCCTCACAGATCGAAACTGTACagatcaaaaaaagaagaagaagaaaccaaATTAAAACTTCCCAAAGCCCTAGAGATTCATAATTGGCCCATATATGAATTTTTACTTGAAATGGGCCATCGATAAGCAAAAGCTAGAAGCTTTGGGAAACGGGAAATTAGGGTTTCAGAAATTGGATTTGGggcaaaaaaagaaattaacttAAATAGAGAAAATTCAAAAGCAGTGAGAACAACGAGTGGATCGTAAACGGAGTAAACAAGAACCGAAGACGAAATGGATGATCGGAAGGTTTGTATATAGATAAGATGAAAACAGATCAACGATGAGGTTTTGAACGGTTCCGGCTTCCGGCGAAATTTCCGGCAATTGAACGGTAAGAAAGTTAGGTGAAGAAATTTGGTAGTGTGAAGAAGATATGCGTTGTAGACGTGGGAATTATTATAGTAGAGCGTTGAATGAGGACTTTGACGTGGATTATTAACGGCGTATACTCGTTTTTGGTTTGCGAAAGAAGTTATGACAAGACGCCGTTAAGTTGGAACAAGTCACATCATTGATGACACAAATTACGAGAAAATGGTAACGTTGTAAAGTACTGTGTAGTGATGGTAGGTTCCACGAAATTGGCCCATACAAGACTTTTCAACTATGCCACTTTGACAATCTCATTGGTTTTgattaattagtataaatagttTACCataattagattatttataatgcaatttaactaaaaaaaaatttatagataaatattaattaaaacatgATAATATGGTAATAATGATTTTGGGAGCTAACATCGAATGAGATGTGTCATGCTCTGAAATTAAgtcttgagattgattcacaccttaaaagctagctcaaagagAAGAGAATTATTCAAACATTATAAAAAGTCTACACATCTCATTAATtatcaatgtgagacttttgtcaATCTTTAACATGGGTCAATGTAGATGACCACCCTCCAAATTAATtgaatagattaaaaaaaattgaattgttttcttttttatatgtgaaaaaaatgtttaagaTTGTAGTAGGACATTTCAAATTGGGAAGTCTAACAAAACCAAtccaatttaataattaaatatttccAATTGAAAATTGTGACTTGCAACTAATACATCCACAAACTTCTTTGCTAGATTTATAAgatatttgtgtatatatatttattttatattataattaaaataagcaACGGTCATTGACGATAATGAATGTTCTTTCTGAATTAGAAGCATTCGTTAAGgagttaaaattttgtttttgagcCTCCAATTATTTCCATATAACTGATTAACATGTAAATTGTACCTATAACTTACTGCCCTCGCCAAGGTCATATATcgtcattaaattttttttattttgtatctcACTTAATTAATACTAGTCGTGTGAGGTTTCTTTTATGAAACAAATTAGTGGATTCAAAGTATGTGGGACTCAAAAGTGTCATCATCACGAGGAGCGCAACAATTTTAGTTGTATTAGTACATGTTTTCACCAAATACAGTAGACTTGTAGGCTCACCCATCTCACCAAAACAAGATGAACACTAAATGGACTTTACTACAAGTTGGAAGGGATGGGTGAAGATGGAGGAAAAAATGGAAGTTTGGTAGTAACAGAATGAATGGATTATAAGGTGCATTCTAGacacaaattcataattaacATTTATTGTCAAACAAAACAAGAGAGTTCAAAGGAGCATATTCCATATTGATGCTATATATTTCTTGACTGTTCAACTCTTGTGTGATGTTGCTGTTTGAACTTTCATAAAGTCATAGGAAGAATTTTGTAGCATAATTTTTCTAACGTATCTTGTTGGTAAGAGATACGtccaattttgttttttgaactACCTAATACCCCATTATTCTCACTTTAATTAAAGCCACCATAGAAATGGCAGCTGACCAAAAAGTTATTACACCTTTATGACTCATTATACATATACTTTAATTTCAATCCATggaaaacacaaaaaaagagATTTAAGTTGAAGACATTGGTAGTGGTACTATGTAGTtagttttatttgaattaacAAGTCATTTACCAAggttttattttgtatttatgatAGTGGTATATGTTGTTCAGTCTGTATTCCTAAAATACTTAGAATAATagctttgaagaacttgataagaaacaaaaaagtttaaaatgtattttcaagactagaaaattaaaatcaataaagaaaatagaataagaaattaattgggtgtaattacactgtctgTCCTATTTGGTGGGACAGAtaattacttggtcagcagGTAATTGGTATAATTGGTAAGGGTAATTACACTCTCCAATTCACAGGGAGAAGCTGTGAATTGCTAGTAATTACCAgctgattactttttaatttcttctttttatttttttgttttaatttttttattctattattttaagttctttttttaaatttttattattctaaaagtttattttttattattatattttattttcttctcattctcaacctTACTTCACGTGATTCTATGCAATtttttcgtattatctatttctttatgtcatgcttattttctcattagcataattttattagtattctaagTAAGTTTATAGACTTacgttttattttaaatagtaataaatCACCTTTATGtatgctatgttgaaatttgcgataagagtattatgttaaagtttttgttttgaatttacaacttatgttatattttcagtttcatttgttttcttaatattgAATGCACATTgcaagtcattttttaattagattatctttttgtcaaacattttaataatttatggcattttatttatatattaaatttttttatcaaacatgcatttcacgatgttcgcagaaacttcatacttttaatttttatgaacaattcaattgaaatttattaatttgaaaaaatataaatcaattattttttcataatattagttaagaacatatgtttattaattaatatatatcttaaatatttaatttaatatcatttataaagttttttatttgtctagtataaattttaaataattaatttttatttttaaaattatgattacaattgtgcatccaaagtccaaacagaacatgtgtaattacactatGACATCCAAACaagacatgtgtaattacagtgTTATTACACCGAGACAAACAAGCAtgtcagtgtaattactagtCTGTGTAATTATTATGTtgataattactaccctagtaattacaccaattccaattatcaggtggctttccaaacagacccttaaaaataatatacaaaaaaaaaaaaattcaaagaagaaaattgagcCCACTATATGTGCAGTGTgtccttaaggaaattattcccaccaagtacccgaggttaaaGGAATTTTACTCACTGGTGTATCAGTACCTAAAATACTAGAtctagtagtagaagaagaagtccagaaattCGTTGTtggaaaaatgagagaaaatccctctatttatcaACAAtgatagtgtgaacaaatgctattgtgccttatcggaaaggtctcaacccttcgaaaaggtcacaacctttcataaaagtcacaactcttcataaaaagtcacaacttttcattgaAGTCGtaacttttcaaaaaaatcacaactctccATTTTTCTATTCACGCCTTTTGAAAACCCAACAGTATCTAAGTCAGTTTGTGTGCACTTTGATGATTTAATGGAGTATCATTTATGTTCTTCCCGTCTCTTCTTGGGTTATGATTTCTAAAATTCTGTATATTTTTGCTCCTAATTAATAATGAAACTCGAGGAGAACTTTAAGGGCAATATTTTTGGCATGCCTCAAGCCAAATGAGTACTACTTTtcaatatactttttttttctacacCTACCAATACAAGTAACAGATTTACCACATTTTGCGGTTTATCAATCCACAGTTGCTATAAAAGTTACTGCAATTGGCTTTTGTGATAGGGTAAAATGCTTTTATACAATCCGTGTATATTAGTTaaactcaatatatatacacaattaagTTCACTAATAAGCTTATTAATCATATTTGCGATGTTTATAAAAAGTTCAGTTTAAGGTAAATCAACAACATTGATCTAATCTTGAAGTCAATTCAAGAAGTGCCCTAAACATTAGGAATATTGACATGATTTGATATTCAACCcaacaagaaaaatgatttcacaAGCCTGTTCTCTTTCCAGCAACTCCAACCAATCAGTACAATGCAAGAGGTAACAATATGCTGGAAATGTCAAGAATGTACCAATTCAATAAGGAGCTGAAATGACTATTGTTTCTAAATGAAGGATTGAATTAGCCTAGAGATCCTTTATGTTTAATGTCGACATCACTGCAAATCACTCTTCTTCATCATGTACTTCAAAGTCAGATAGATACAGTTACAAAGAGGAATATAGATGAAAgcaaactgaaaataaaagcaCGAGTCTTGAAAGGCACGAATCACTCTGATTCTGTGGAGTGTCCCATAATACTCTCTCCACAATGATAAAAGTTTTCTAACCTGAGAAAATCAAGTACTATGCAATAGACAAAATCAAAAGCAGATCACTAAATCCTAAAAGCTTCGAGTATACACTAGAGTACAAACTCAGAAggctaaaaaattaattagctGCAGAACATTTTCTCCTTTTACTTGGGAATGAACCATAGGCCTCAACTGTTCACACAAAAAGCGAGTGCTTCTTGTAATGGACAACTCCTAGTTATTGGCAAGTATACCTGCTGAAGCTGATCAGATTGCAATTAAGCAACCCTGGCTACACATCCAAGCAACCATAATACCAAGCAAAGCCCCAGCAAAAACCTGTGATGGGGTGTGGCCAAGAAGTTCTTTTAGCTTTCTTTGACTGATGGGATGCCCTTGGAATAAGTCCTCAACGATCAGATTGAGAACCTGAGATGACAGAATAAGACTTGATTAATCAGAATGCTAAGCATATCCATCAGACAAAAATGCAAGTCTCCACGCAGTGGTCGTGAAAAGGATACAATCAACAAAAAGAGATTCCTTTACTGCTCTTTTAAAGGGATGTAGGCAACTTTTTGTGATTGGTGAAACAAGAGAGGGGAATCTACAGAGCATCTGCAACAAAGAGATGAGAACTTATACACACGACTTTAGCACTGGAGAAGTACTTTCTATGTTTTCTGGAAGAACGGGTTCTCCAGTAGATAGAGCATGGGGTGAAAAAATGAGGAACAGAGGATTAGATTCCAGCAGTAGAATGTCACAAAGCATGAGACTCCTCAGAGTTTCACTTGGTGTTAGTTTTCTTCTAGAGGGTTCTTTACTCTGAAAAAGACACGCAAAAGGATCGTTGACCAATAGCTCATTTGAAGAAATGTAAtctattattttgcaaatttatGTAACCATATGAAGTCTATCAAGGCACTTTTCAGCTTCTAAAAAGTGCTAAACGTAGCATTCTAGGTGAAGCTAACCCTTTCTACAGCTAGCCTCAAAACAATTTATGTTTTACTGATTCCCCTTGTAATAACAGTATGAAGGAAACCACATGGGACATGCGAGTAATTTGTAAGTAAAATCAACTCTAACATCTACTCCTGAGACAAGCAGAAACAATGAGAAATTATTCATAGTCATTGGTGGTCCGACTTGAGAGATTTTGTGTAGTTGATAGGTAAACCTAAATCATCAACCATATAACCTTGAGACCGGATAGATCACGGGTCATTTAGAGCCAGATAAGATAAATGATGCTGATCCTAACATAGGAGTTAGATGTCAGGACACTATCATTACTCtctaataaatcaaaacaaattgAGCAACGTGAGCAAAAGTGGGTCATTATAAAAGTCCTCAAGTCCAACAGCTGGAATTGACTAGAATTACTACTGATATTGTTAACAGTCAGGGGCTATTGGCCCTAGAAAGTGTTGTAGAAGACATTTGCACCCACGAAGTTGCTTGTTTTGGTTGGGTTGCTGCAACGAAAGTTTGTTGGACCCATGATATGTAGTAAAAAAAAGGGAGGGGGGAGGGTGTTACATTATGGAGTAGATGTTTTCCATGTGAAGGATCAGCAGAATCTACAAATCATCTACTACTGCACCGTAAATGTAGATGGCAGATTTGGACTTTGTTCTTCAATGTTTTCAATAGTCATTGGCTCGTGCCAGGAGATGTGAAGAGTTTACACCAATGCTGGAAAGATCTGAAGACTGGTAGCAGGCTCAAGAAGAATTGGAGGACAGTTTGTGCATTATGTGACTAGTTGGCTTTGAAGAAACAGAAGATGTTCTCGAGGGGAAAAAACAACATTTAGCTTTCATTAAaagtaaatgtataaaaaatttatatatgcgAACTAAGGAAACTAAGATAGTAGACtcgaaccaatttgttgagatCCTGGATTCCTCAAGGCTAATGTTGAGCTAGAGCTTTTTACTCTTTCTGTTGTATGTTGGCGGTACCTCCTTGGTACTTGCCTTAATAAAACTACCTTACTTtatccaaataaaaaaataaaatcatatggtCAGGGGTTTTCCAGCAAGAGTACAGACTCAAAGTCAGCGGCTTCAGAATTTTTGAGGTATTAATAAGTCATTCTAGGATTCAAGAGAATAAAAATGTGTAGCTTTCTGCTTTGCCATATTTTTCGGCTCTTCGTATTTAAGTTCATgccaaaatattatataaatgacTTAAGGGGCACTTATAACATTGTTTCATATTATTAGCTATAAGCAAACAATTATCACCTACCATAGTCATCCAGCAGAGTTATGATTGGGACCTAGTCAATTTACAACCTAAAGAATTCAGGTACCAGAAACCACTTTCATATTTTCCATTATTAATAGCCTAATAGCCTGAACAAGTATGTAGGGACTTtaacatttaagaaaataaagtataCCCTGCATCAATTCACCACAACTAATCAATGATGTAGCACTTGTAAGTAAGACCACATTATCTCCAATGTTTCAAGATCTTTCTTGATAAAGATTGCACCTTTACATTCTTGCTATACTGT belongs to Solanum stenotomum isolate F172 chromosome 1, ASM1918654v1, whole genome shotgun sequence and includes:
- the LOC125862320 gene encoding phosphatidylinositol 4-kinase gamma 4, which codes for MSSAGVIAISPICRESMVIPSHFLHSQESILIYVAMSGSMVPMRVLEYDSIDSVKLQIQTCKGFVVKNQKLVCGGRELARSNSLIKDYGVGDGNILHLVLKLSDLQVINVKTASGEEFTFNVDRSRDVGYVKRQIAKKKGALVDSDEQEVLCNGERLEDQRLIHDICKNNDAVIHLFVRKSAKIRARPVEKNFELSIVAPQLNDKVTENRSGNEVDNKLLVPREPPDRASILEPIIVNPKIEVPLVISDLIGSTLEGLDRGHYPIRSTEGTGGAYFILDATGSKKVSVFKPIDEEPMAVNNPRGLPLSVDGEGLKKGTRVGEGALRECAAYLLDHPKNGRRSFSGEALGFAGVPPTVIVKCLHSGFNHPDGITPKVGSLQKFMDNNGSCEDMGPSAFPVGEVHKIAVLDMRMANADRHAGNILMSKGEDGQIVLIPIDHGYCLPESFEDVTFDWLYWPQARRPFSSETIEYIKSLDAEEDIALMKFYGWDMPLESARTLRISTMLLKKGVERGLTPFTIGSIMCRETLNKESVIEEIVQEALDFVLPDSSEDAFLETVSRVMDRRLDEIAY